One genomic region from Daphnia magna isolate NIES unplaced genomic scaffold, ASM2063170v1.1 Dm_contigs190, whole genome shotgun sequence encodes:
- the LOC116936194 gene encoding uncharacterized protein LOC116936194, with product MQIRRHQTWQERQAIAAWGRHDRRRIFTEYVSRQPLYHSKCDQCHEDLDHCSVRCMTCKKHLCYQCDTNTHSGMPFHRRLFCSCDRLEILQPDHFIDAEGNIITKDVCVPCFVPHKCCDISCHGSMSLIPNITESIVVVTEQGRFVLKGATFVCDTCNSLMKATIDDYVFSGFFPASLSETVTYLFSEEALLLCHHISHKCPGSSKNMYAHTLEEVSKEYGRTGPINIPLFTTAEREWETCRHYIDQEVFKRNKIDCPSCGTKPLVRSSDAIIKLRRLASAGKARKPENERVMDDVESRFENLVIKSDVEVESFRQRIYNKVQTSKKKNMCGGSAFKAAREDSNENKKYDETGLVVSSCKHCIVPYAINMFKGESWTHTAFMHYEAWKSQATFFCYDVVCQYWKWMHQKVGPEFPEYMMLTKEMTGILPIMHQMAHQLPCQVLWNPRWTKGLGLTGGEEHEQVFSKLYLYAYVLKHMSKINRADFLTLAILYWNWNKIQNMPFLLRNKLQRARKEIRKGVTKVEELLQSYNLENGDLPLIHKELERKAIEIIDQRRTKTTPVDKLRRMLEGFYVQLKTVRIKISKEAENSKARTKFRRILIETKKKVLQTIDLLKSKDKDLPISYEDFNQGIFPWEAVINENDTNFPTLSYADKYHVVDCWMLLQRAKEEVELTKIEMINYIRFLTDKRSSLKQLTHSEEADETFCKGKAVMAHSEIERLNLQIQLSLKIFNLNCNNDFSNFVRETNSNSGTEFEFETCDEETDNSYTKFEFSDEETETHSSDSDDY from the exons ATGCAGATTAGACGACATCAAACATGGCAAGAACGGCAAGCAATAGCTGCATGGGGACGGCATgatagaagaagaattttcaCAGAATATGTTTCAAGACAGCCACTGTATCATTCAAAATGTGACCAGTGTCACGAGGACCTCGACCATTGCTCTGTAAGATGTATGACCTGCAAGAAACATCTTTGTTATCAATGTGATACAAACACTCACTCTGGTATGCCATTTCATCGACGGCTATTCTGTTCTTGCGACCGCTTGGAAATATTACAACCAGATCATTTTATCGATGCAGAGGGAAACATTATAACAAAAG ATGTCTGCGTCCCATGCTTCGTACCTCATAAATGCTGCGATATAAGCTGCCATGGATCGATGTCACTTATTCCCAATATTACAGAATCAATCGTGGTTGTCACTGAGCAAG GTCGATTTGTTTTAAAGGGGGCAACTTTCGTTTGCGATACTTGTAATTCTCTAATGAAAGCAACAATCGATGATTATGTATTTTCTGGGTTTTTCCCGGCAAGTTTATCGGAAACGGTCACATACCTGTTTTCAGAAGAGGCACTTCTTCTATGCCACCACATTTCCCACAAATGTCCAGGTTCTTCCAAGAACATGTACGCTCACACTCTTGAAGAAGTATCTAAGGAATATGGACGG ACTGGACCAATCAATATACCATTGTTCACTACTGCGGAAAGAGAGTGGGAAACATGTCGCCACTACATTGACCAGGAAGTATTTAAAAGGAACAAAATTGATTGCCCCAGTTGCGGAACAAAACCTTTAGTGAGATCATCTGATGCTATCATTAAGCTGAGGCGTTTGGCCTCTGCCGGAAAAGCGAGGAAaccagaaaatgaaagagt AATGGACGATGTAGAATCCAGGTTCGAGAATTTAGTAATCAAGTCGGATGTTGAAGTTGAAAGTTTTCGTCAAAGGATTTACAACAAAGTTCAAACA tcgaaaaagaaaaacatgtgtGGGGGATCGGCTTTTAAAGCTGCAAGAGAAGAttccaatgaaaataaaaaatatgacgAGACTGGGCTCGTCGTTAGCTCTTGCAAGCACTGTATAGTGCCGTATGCCATCAATATGTTTAAAGGTGAATCGTGGACACATACGGCATTTATGCATTACGAAGCTTGGAAGAGTCAGGCTACATTCTTTTGCTACGATGTTGTGTGTCAATATTGGAAATGGATGCATCAAAAAGTTGGTCCGGAATTTCCAGAATATATGATgctaacaaaagaaatgacagGAATTTTGCCGATAATGCATCAAATGGCACATCAATTACCTTGCCAG GTGCTTTGGAATCCCCGATGGACAAAAGGACTTGGATTAACCGGAGGAGAGGAGCACGAGCAAGTATTCTCAAAACTGTATCTTTATGCTTATGTTCTCAAGCATATGTCAAAAATTA ACAGAGCGGATTTTCTAACATTAGCCATCCTCTATTGGAACTGGAATAAAATTCAGAACATGCCATTCCTCTTACGCAACAAATTACAGAGA GCTAGGAAGGAAATCAGAAAAGGCGTaacaaaagttgaagaattgTTACAGTCATACAACCTTGAAAATGGTGATCTCCCATTGATTCACAAGGAACTGGAAAGAAAAGCTATAGAAATCATTGACCAACGAAGAACAAAGACTACTCCGGTTGATAAATTAAGAAGAATGCTGGAAGGATTTTATGTTCAGCTGAAAACGGTTCGCATAAAAATCTCTAAAGAAGCAG AAAATTCGAAGGCTCGGACAAAGTTTAGGCgaattttaattgaaactaagaaaaaagttttacaGACAATTGACCTTTTAAAATCAAAGGATAAAGACCTACCAATCTCTTACGAGGATTTCAATCAAGGTATTTTTCCTTGGGAAGCAgtcataaatgaaaacgacacTAACTTTCCAACac TTTCGTATGCCGATAAATATCATGTTGTTGATTGTTGGATGCTTTTGCAAAGAGCAAAGGAGGAAGTTGAACTAACTAAGATTGAAATGATAAACTACATTCGATTCTTGACTGACAAGCGATCATCGTTAAAACAATTAACACATTCTGAGGAAGCGGACGAAACATTTTGTAAAGGAAAAGCAGTCATGGCCCATTCCGAAATTGAGCGTCTGAATTTACAAATTCAACTTTctctaaaaatatttaatttgaattgtaACAACGATTTTTCGAATTTCGTACGTGAAACTAATTCAAATTCTGGAacagaatttgaatttgaaacatGTGATGAGGAAACTGACAATTCTTacacaaaatttgaattttctgaTGAGGAGACTGAAACACATTCTAGTGACTCTGATGATTattaa